The Petrocella atlantisensis genome has a window encoding:
- a CDS encoding response regulator transcription factor: MKHIFTVDDDKEIRLLIKKYLEKEDYKVTDFSDPTHVLSEIDRLSPDLIILDIMMPGIDGIELCKKIRKSYDIPIIFLSARGEEIDRIIGLEVGGDDYLPKPFSPRELLARIKNIFRRLDNNPTDGHNSPELYIIKNTTLSVTNRYVKVNDTDLNLTVKEFDILCLFMENPLMAFSRNHILEKVWGYEHDGESRLVDDVIKRLRKKLSTASSEVDIITVWGYGYKIE; encoded by the coding sequence ATGAAACATATATTTACCGTTGATGACGACAAAGAAATTCGTCTTCTTATAAAAAAATATCTTGAAAAAGAGGACTATAAGGTGACGGATTTTTCTGATCCTACCCATGTTCTATCTGAAATAGACCGACTGTCTCCTGACTTAATTATCTTAGATATTATGATGCCCGGCATTGATGGTATCGAACTGTGTAAAAAAATTCGAAAGTCTTATGATATTCCAATTATCTTCCTATCTGCAAGAGGTGAAGAAATTGATCGCATCATCGGACTTGAAGTCGGCGGTGATGACTATTTACCAAAACCCTTCAGCCCTAGAGAGTTATTGGCCAGAATTAAAAATATCTTCAGGAGACTGGATAATAACCCTACTGATGGGCATAACAGCCCAGAACTCTATATCATTAAGAACACAACCTTGTCTGTAACCAATCGTTATGTCAAGGTTAATGATACCGACCTTAATCTGACGGTTAAAGAGTTTGATATTCTTTGTCTGTTCATGGAAAACCCTCTTATGGCTTTTAGCCGAAACCATATTCTGGAAAAGGTCTGGGGCTATGAGCATGATGGCGAGAGCCGCCTGGTCGATGATGTTATCAAGCGTCTTCGAAAAAAACTCTCTACCGCTTCCAGTGAAGTGGATATTATTACGGTTTGGGGCTATGGTTATAAAATAGAGTAA